A genome region from Maniola jurtina chromosome 22, ilManJurt1.1, whole genome shotgun sequence includes the following:
- the LOC123876708 gene encoding uncharacterized protein LOC123876708 produces the protein MDSLKDSLNAMAEMFQQKMGEFQQGLDSAPTTSTNASLAAEFSSFRTFVLSAMNTLQRQVEFLGTEVDRLETRRRRKMLLVHGVSEEKSEDVTSRVCNVVGEHLGVTGLSVSSIKSSHRLGRPSDKKPRPIVVKFADATLRDKVWFSKTGFKGSGITVSEFLTRSRHDVFMEARQRFGVNKCWTRDGCIHIIAPDGSRHRAECKADLQCIPQSSKPLTQGTASLSSRSKRTIKNK, from the coding sequence ATGGATTCACTCAAAGACTCGCTGAACGCGATGGCCGAAATGTTTCAACAAAAGATGGGCGAATTCCAGCAGGGCCTGGATAGTGCACCAACAACGAGCACGAACGCATCCCTGGCTGCAGAGTTCAGCAGTTTCCGAACCTTCGTGCTCTCTGCCATGAATACGTTGCAGAGACAGGTGGAGTTCCTTGGCACAGAGGTCGATCGTCTGGAGACGCGTAGAAGGCGCAAAATGCTACTAGTCCATGGAGTTAGCGAGGAGAAGTCGGAAGATGTTACTTCGCGGGTTTGCAACGTTGTGGGGGAACATCTTGGTGTGACTGGGTTATCTGTTAGCTCCATCAAGTCATCTCATCGTTTGGGACGTCCTTCTGACAAGAAACCTCGCCCTATAGTGGTAAAGTTTGCAGATGCAACATTGCGGGATAAGGTTTGGTTCTCTAAAACTGGATTTAAAGGCAGCGGTATAACTGTATCAGAGTTTTTAACGAGGAGCCGTCACGACGTATTTATGGAGGCAAGGCAGAGATTTGGTGTCAACAAGTGCTGGACAAGGGATGGCTGCATTCATATTATAGCCCCGGATGGTTCACGTCATCGAGCTGAGTGTAAGGCTGACCTCCAATGCATACCACAGTCTTCTAAACCTCTGACTCAGGGCACTGCCAGTCTTTCCTCCAGGTCCAAAAGAACAATCAAAAATAAGTAA